In Phreatobacter aquaticus, a single genomic region encodes these proteins:
- a CDS encoding TrmH family RNA methyltransferase produces MPGIDITRLAQEKGAPVIILVEPQMAENIGTAARAMANFALSRLRLVAPRDGWPNGRAYPSASGANRILDEAELFPTFEAAIDDLNLVFAATARAHDQVKPVVGPKAAVTAMRPRIAAGEQVGVVFGRERNGLLAGEVALAHSILTYPVNPDFSSLNLAQAVLVLGYEWFSQTHEGNLPFEMVERSEPASMAQTRAFFEMVERELDRVEFYRPLEKRDSMVTNLRNIIMRMSPSRQDLATLHGAIFAIAEGAKGSARSGTLDVERAGTLRTLLAKAAADKSGGQAPVRGLARLLRRNPIEAERILWDQMMKDRRFAGRGFKRAIPIGPHVADIVSFDLRLVVDFDPPGEDAAAEGARAVKRAWLTERGYRVVVMKADEVERDCAGPLDLLQQAIEAEI; encoded by the coding sequence ATGCCCGGCATCGACATCACCCGCCTCGCCCAGGAAAAGGGCGCGCCCGTCATCATTCTGGTCGAGCCGCAGATGGCCGAGAATATCGGCACGGCAGCGCGCGCCATGGCGAATTTCGCGCTGTCGCGGTTGCGGCTGGTCGCGCCGCGCGACGGCTGGCCGAATGGACGGGCCTATCCCTCGGCATCGGGTGCTAACCGCATCCTCGATGAGGCCGAGCTGTTTCCGACGTTCGAGGCCGCCATCGACGATCTGAACCTCGTCTTCGCCGCCACTGCGCGCGCCCACGACCAGGTCAAGCCGGTTGTCGGGCCAAAAGCGGCGGTCACGGCCATGCGGCCGCGGATTGCCGCCGGCGAACAGGTCGGGGTGGTCTTCGGGCGCGAACGCAATGGCCTGCTGGCCGGCGAGGTTGCGCTCGCCCATTCGATCCTGACCTATCCGGTCAATCCGGACTTCTCGTCGCTGAACCTGGCCCAAGCCGTGCTGGTGCTGGGCTATGAATGGTTCTCGCAGACGCATGAGGGCAATCTGCCGTTCGAGATGGTCGAGCGCTCCGAGCCCGCCAGCATGGCGCAGACCCGCGCCTTCTTCGAGATGGTCGAACGCGAACTCGACCGCGTCGAATTCTACCGGCCGCTCGAGAAGCGCGACAGCATGGTCACCAACCTGCGCAACATCATCATGCGGATGAGCCCAAGCCGGCAGGATCTCGCGACCCTGCATGGCGCGATCTTCGCCATTGCCGAGGGAGCGAAGGGTTCGGCGCGCAGTGGCACGCTGGATGTGGAGCGGGCAGGGACGTTGCGCACACTGCTCGCCAAGGCCGCCGCCGACAAGTCGGGCGGGCAGGCTCCGGTGCGCGGCCTTGCCCGGCTGCTCCGGCGCAACCCGATCGAGGCGGAGCGAATCCTCTGGGACCAGATGATGAAGGACCGGCGCTTTGCCGGGCGCGGCTTCAAGCGGGCGATCCCGATCGGGCCCCATGTCGCCGACATCGTGTCGTTCGACCTGAGACTGGTGGTCGATTTCGATCCGCCCGGCGAGGATGCGGCGGCCGAGGGCGCCCGCGCGGTGAAGCGCGCATGGCTGACCGAACGCGGCTATCGGGTCGTCGTCATGAAGGCTGATGAGGTCGAGCGCGACTGTGCGGGGCCGCTCGACCTGCTGCAACAGGCGATCGAGGCCGAAATCTGA
- a CDS encoding NADP-dependent isocitrate dehydrogenase → MSKIKVAGTVVELDGDEMTRIIWDLIKKKLIHPYLDVNLEYYDLSVEHRDATNDQVTIDSANAIKKHGVGVKCATITPDEGRVKEFGLKEMWKSPNGTIRNILGGVIFREPIICKNVPRLVPGWTQPIVVGRHAFGDQYRATDFKFPTAGTLTIKFVGDDGKVIEREVFKAPGSGVAMAMYNLDESIKDFARASFNYGLARSYPVYLSTKNTILKQYDGRFMEIFQQIFDAEFKAEFDKKKITYEHRLIDDMVASALKWSGGYVWACKNYDGDVQSDIVAQGFGSLGLMTSVLLTPDGKTVEAEAAHGTVTRHYREHQKGKETSTNSIASIFAWSRGLAHRAKLDDNAQLKRFADELEKVCVDTVESGFMTKDLALLVGAEQKWLSTTGFLDKVSENLSAAMGKWN, encoded by the coding sequence ATGTCGAAGATCAAGGTCGCGGGCACCGTCGTCGAACTCGACGGCGATGAGATGACCCGCATCATCTGGGATCTCATCAAGAAGAAGCTCATCCACCCCTATCTGGATGTGAATCTCGAATATTACGACCTCTCGGTCGAACACCGCGACGCCACCAACGACCAGGTGACGATCGATTCGGCCAATGCCATCAAGAAGCATGGCGTCGGCGTGAAATGCGCCACCATCACCCCGGACGAAGGCCGCGTGAAGGAATTCGGCCTGAAGGAAATGTGGAAGTCGCCGAACGGCACGATCCGCAACATCCTCGGCGGCGTGATCTTCCGCGAGCCGATCATCTGCAAGAACGTGCCGCGCCTCGTCCCCGGCTGGACCCAGCCGATCGTGGTTGGCCGTCATGCCTTCGGTGACCAGTACCGCGCGACCGACTTCAAGTTCCCGACCGCCGGCACGCTGACCATCAAGTTCGTCGGCGACGACGGCAAGGTGATCGAGCGCGAAGTGTTCAAGGCCCCTGGCTCAGGCGTTGCCATGGCCATGTACAACCTCGACGAATCGATCAAGGACTTCGCCCGCGCCTCGTTCAATTACGGCCTGGCCCGCTCCTACCCGGTCTATCTGTCGACCAAGAACACCATCCTGAAGCAGTATGACGGCCGCTTCATGGAAATCTTCCAGCAGATCTTCGACGCCGAGTTCAAGGCCGAGTTCGACAAGAAGAAGATCACCTACGAGCATCGCCTGATCGACGACATGGTGGCTTCCGCCCTGAAGTGGTCCGGCGGCTATGTCTGGGCGTGCAAGAACTATGACGGCGACGTGCAGTCCGACATCGTGGCCCAGGGCTTCGGCTCGCTCGGCCTCATGACCTCGGTCCTGCTGACGCCCGACGGCAAGACCGTCGAGGCCGAGGCCGCCCACGGCACGGTGACCCGTCACTACCGCGAGCACCAGAAGGGCAAGGAGACCTCGACCAACTCGATCGCCTCCATCTTCGCCTGGTCGCGCGGCCTCGCCCATCGCGCCAAGCTGGACGACAACGCGCAGCTGAAGCGCTTTGCCGACGAGCTCGAGAAGGTCTGCGTCGACACGGTCGAGTCCGGTTTCATGACCAAGGACCTCGCCCTGCTGGTCGGCGCCGAGCAGAAGTGGCTCTCCACCACCGGCTTCCTCGACAAGGTCTCCGAGAACCTGTCGGCCGCCATGGGCAAGTGGAACTGA
- a CDS encoding GNAT family N-acetyltransferase: MPVEVRPLTPVDRGGWEPLWRGYQTFYGRDLPQAMIDLSWQRFMDPALPLDAFGAFAGGRMVGMAHTVRHLATSFEAPFCYLNDLFVDPETRGTGAGRSLIEAVYAFALAQGCGRVYWSTHETNATAMRLYDQIAEKSGFLLYRHIL, encoded by the coding sequence ATGCCCGTCGAGGTTCGTCCCCTCACACCCGTCGACCGTGGCGGCTGGGAGCCACTCTGGCGCGGCTACCAGACCTTCTACGGCCGCGACCTGCCGCAGGCGATGATCGACCTGTCGTGGCAGCGCTTCATGGACCCTGCCCTCCCCCTCGATGCCTTCGGCGCCTTTGCGGGCGGCCGCATGGTCGGCATGGCCCATACCGTCCGTCACCTCGCAACCTCGTTCGAAGCCCCGTTCTGCTATCTGAACGACCTGTTCGTCGATCCGGAAACACGCGGCACCGGCGCGGGCCGTTCGCTCATCGAGGCGGTCTATGCGTTCGCGCTCGCCCAGGGCTGCGGCCGCGTCTACTGGTCGACGCACGAGACCAATGCCACTGCCATGCGCCTCTACGACCAGATCGCCGAGAAATCCGGCTTCCTGCTCTACCGCCACATCCTTTGA
- a CDS encoding GNAT family N-acetyltransferase produces MTANVRLLTPADRAEWEPLWRGYQAFYETSIPAATTDVTWQRFHDPAEPMVAFGAFDKGRMVGIVHAIRHRSCWTVDDYCYLQDLFVDPATRGTGAGRALIEAVYGWAKGNGCGRVHWLTQESNAQARLLYDRIADRPGFIQYRNIF; encoded by the coding sequence ATGACCGCAAATGTCCGCCTGCTGACACCCGCCGACCGCGCCGAATGGGAACCGCTCTGGCGCGGCTACCAGGCCTTTTACGAGACCAGCATTCCAGCCGCGACCACCGACGTCACCTGGCAGCGGTTCCACGACCCGGCCGAGCCCATGGTCGCCTTCGGTGCCTTCGACAAGGGCCGGATGGTCGGCATCGTTCACGCCATCCGCCACCGGTCCTGCTGGACCGTCGATGACTACTGCTACCTTCAGGACCTGTTCGTCGATCCGGCGACGCGCGGCACCGGTGCCGGCCGGGCCTTGATCGAGGCGGTTTACGGCTGGGCGAAAGGCAATGGCTGCGGCCGGGTCCACTGGCTCACCCAGGAGAGCAATGCCCAGGCCCGATTGCTCTATGACCGCATTGCCGACCGGCCGGGCTTCATCCAGTACCGGAACATCTTCTGA
- a CDS encoding cyclic nucleotide-gated ion channel, whose amino-acid sequence MDKAHWRRRTYEILDQGMVGDRVAVLVHRTLVFLILVNVTAVVLESVPSLRLHYAVAFTAIEAFSVAVFTLEYAARLWSSVEHVPLAGRAPWRARLAALVSPSLLIDLLAIMPFYLALVVPADLRVILLLRLLRFFKLARYSPGLSSLADAFWSERRALVACLVIFLGALIVAASAMHLVEHEAQPEKFGSIPETMWWAAITLTTVGYGDVYPVTPLGKLVATITAMFGLVMLALPGGIIATAFTREIQRHDFVVTWSMVARVPLFAGMDAASIAEVMRVLKSATFEPGAVICRRSDPAHSMYLIAEGEVEVRLPKRTLVLTKGQFFGEIAVLHRVERSATIIARGRVKLLALDATDLHHLMLLFPSIDAVVRATASQRLSQELVEPQGDLVREELEQPPRS is encoded by the coding sequence ATGGACAAGGCGCATTGGCGCAGGCGGACCTATGAGATCCTTGACCAGGGCATGGTCGGGGATCGCGTGGCTGTGCTGGTGCACAGGACGCTGGTCTTCCTCATCCTGGTCAATGTCACGGCCGTCGTGCTGGAATCGGTGCCGTCGCTGCGGCTCCACTACGCTGTGGCTTTCACCGCCATAGAGGCCTTCTCGGTCGCGGTGTTCACCCTCGAATATGCGGCGAGGCTCTGGTCCTCGGTGGAGCATGTGCCGCTTGCCGGCCGAGCCCCCTGGCGGGCGCGCCTTGCCGCCTTGGTCTCGCCGAGCCTGCTGATCGACCTCCTGGCGATCATGCCGTTCTATCTCGCCCTGGTGGTGCCGGCCGATCTGCGCGTCATCCTGCTGCTCCGGCTGCTGCGCTTCTTCAAGCTCGCGCGCTATTCGCCCGGCCTATCCAGCCTTGCCGACGCATTCTGGTCGGAGCGCCGGGCGCTGGTCGCCTGTCTCGTCATTTTCCTCGGCGCGCTGATCGTTGCGGCATCGGCCATGCACCTCGTCGAGCACGAAGCCCAGCCGGAGAAGTTCGGCTCGATCCCGGAGACCATGTGGTGGGCGGCCATCACCTTGACGACGGTCGGCTATGGCGATGTCTATCCGGTGACCCCGCTCGGCAAGCTGGTGGCCACAATCACGGCCATGTTCGGTCTGGTCATGCTGGCGCTGCCTGGTGGCATCATTGCCACCGCCTTCACGCGCGAGATCCAGCGGCATGATTTCGTGGTGACCTGGAGCATGGTGGCGCGGGTGCCGCTGTTCGCCGGCATGGATGCGGCTTCCATTGCCGAGGTGATGCGGGTCCTGAAGAGCGCGACCTTCGAACCCGGTGCCGTCATCTGCCGACGCTCGGACCCGGCCCATTCGATGTATCTGATCGCCGAGGGCGAGGTGGAGGTGCGCCTGCCCAAACGCACCTTGGTGCTGACGAAGGGGCAGTTTTTCGGCGAGATCGCGGTGCTGCACCGGGTCGAGCGATCGGCGACCATCATTGCCCGGGGCCGGGTGAAGCTCCTGGCGCTGGATGCCACCGACCTCCACCACCTGATGCTGCTGTTTCCCTCGATCGATGCCGTGGTGCGGGCAACCGCCAGCCAGCGGCTCAGCCAGGAACTGGTAGAACCGCAGGGCGACCTCGTTCGCGAGGAACTCGAGCAGCCGCCGCGGTCTTAA
- the alaS gene encoding alanine--tRNA ligase gives MTGVNQIRKTFLDFFQTNGHAVVESSPLVPRNDPTLMFANSGMVQFKNVFTGVEKRPYSRATTAQKCVRAGGKHNDLDNVGYTARHHTFFEMLGNFSFGDYFKDRAIELAWNLITKEYELPVSRLLVTVYSEDDEAFGLWKKIAGLPDSKIIRIPTSDNFWRMGDTGPCGPCSEIFYDHGDKVWGGPPGSADADGDRFIEIWNLVFMQYEEQAGGIRTALPRPSIDTGMGLERVSAVLQGTHDNYEIDLMRALIGASAVATGVEPDGPHKVSHRVIADHLRASSFLVADGVLPSNEGRGYVLRRIMRRAMRHASLLGAKDPLMHKLVPVLVREMGQAYPELQRAEALIAETLQLEEQRFRRTLERGLAILDDGTRDLGEGAVFSGDTAFTLYDTYGFPLDLTQDALRPRGITVDTAAFDAAMQQQKAMARAAWAGSGEAATDTVWFGVKEKTGATDFLGYDTETAEGQVLALVKEGAEVSSLGVGETGLVVLNQTPFYGESGGQQGDRGLMTGEGVRATVTETQKKLGDLFVHVVTVDEGKLAVGQALQLDVDHGRRSAIRANHSATHLLHEALRLVLGDHVAQKGSLVAPERLRFDFAHPKPISDEDLAKVEDIANAIVLANGPVVTRLMGVDDAVASGARALFGEKYGDEVRVVSMGAPPAGSNSSGWSVELCGGTHVGRTGDIGLVTVVGESAVAAGVRRIEAMTGSAARHHLAAQARKLEQVAGLVKTSVADVEARVEALVEERRKLERELTDARKKLAMGGGAGGADPVKTVGSVKLLARSVSGVEMKDLKGLADAGKAQVGSGVVVLANTGADGKVGLVVGVTADLVGRFDAVQLVRVGSEALGGKGGGGRPDMAQAGGPEGASAEDALKAIEAALAAA, from the coding sequence ATGACCGGCGTCAATCAGATCCGCAAGACCTTCCTCGACTTCTTCCAGACCAACGGCCATGCCGTGGTCGAGAGTTCGCCGCTCGTGCCGCGCAACGATCCGACCCTGATGTTCGCCAATTCCGGCATGGTGCAGTTCAAGAACGTCTTCACCGGCGTCGAGAAGCGGCCCTACAGCCGGGCGACCACCGCGCAGAAGTGCGTGCGCGCCGGTGGCAAGCACAACGATCTCGACAATGTCGGCTACACGGCCCGGCATCACACCTTCTTCGAGATGCTCGGCAATTTCTCGTTTGGCGACTATTTCAAGGATCGCGCGATCGAGCTCGCCTGGAACCTGATCACCAAGGAATATGAGCTGCCGGTGTCCAGGCTGCTGGTCACGGTCTATTCCGAGGACGACGAGGCGTTCGGCCTGTGGAAGAAGATCGCGGGCCTGCCGGATTCCAAGATCATCCGCATTCCGACCTCCGACAATTTCTGGCGCATGGGCGATACCGGCCCTTGCGGCCCCTGCTCGGAAATCTTCTACGACCACGGCGACAAGGTCTGGGGCGGTCCGCCGGGCTCGGCGGATGCCGATGGTGACCGGTTCATCGAGATCTGGAACCTCGTCTTCATGCAGTACGAGGAGCAGGCGGGCGGTATCCGCACCGCGCTGCCGCGTCCCTCGATTGATACCGGCATGGGACTGGAGCGTGTCTCCGCGGTGCTCCAGGGCACCCACGACAATTATGAGATCGACCTGATGCGCGCGCTGATCGGCGCGAGCGCGGTGGCCACCGGCGTCGAACCGGACGGTCCTCACAAGGTCTCGCACCGGGTGATCGCCGATCATCTGAGGGCCTCCTCGTTCCTGGTGGCCGATGGCGTTCTGCCGTCCAACGAAGGCCGCGGCTATGTGCTCCGGCGCATCATGCGGCGCGCCATGCGCCATGCTTCGCTGCTCGGCGCCAAGGACCCGCTGATGCACAAGCTTGTGCCGGTGCTGGTGCGCGAGATGGGCCAGGCCTATCCCGAATTGCAGCGCGCCGAGGCGCTGATCGCCGAGACGCTGCAGCTTGAGGAGCAGCGGTTCCGCCGCACGCTGGAGCGCGGTCTCGCCATTCTTGACGATGGCACCCGCGATCTCGGCGAAGGCGCGGTGTTCTCCGGCGATACAGCTTTCACGCTCTACGATACCTATGGCTTCCCGCTCGACCTGACGCAGGATGCACTGCGCCCGCGCGGCATCACGGTCGACACGGCCGCCTTCGATGCCGCCATGCAGCAGCAGAAGGCCATGGCACGCGCCGCCTGGGCCGGTTCGGGCGAGGCTGCCACCGATACCGTCTGGTTCGGGGTCAAGGAGAAGACCGGCGCGACCGATTTCCTCGGCTATGACACCGAGACCGCCGAGGGTCAGGTTCTGGCGCTGGTCAAGGAGGGTGCTGAAGTGAGTTCGCTTGGCGTCGGCGAGACCGGCCTTGTCGTGCTCAACCAGACCCCGTTCTACGGCGAGTCCGGCGGCCAGCAGGGCGACCGCGGATTGATGACCGGCGAGGGCGTCCGCGCCACCGTGACCGAGACCCAGAAGAAGCTCGGCGACCTGTTCGTGCATGTTGTGACCGTGGACGAGGGCAAGCTCGCCGTCGGCCAGGCCTTGCAGCTTGACGTCGATCACGGCCGTCGTAGCGCCATCCGCGCCAACCATTCGGCGACCCATCTCCTGCATGAGGCGTTGCGTCTCGTCCTTGGCGACCATGTCGCGCAGAAGGGCTCGCTCGTTGCGCCTGAGCGCCTTCGGTTCGACTTCGCCCACCCCAAGCCGATCTCGGACGAGGATCTGGCGAAGGTCGAGGACATCGCCAATGCGATCGTGCTGGCCAATGGACCGGTCGTCACCCGCCTGATGGGCGTCGATGATGCGGTTGCCTCCGGCGCCCGCGCGTTGTTTGGCGAGAAATATGGCGACGAGGTCCGCGTGGTCTCGATGGGGGCGCCGCCCGCTGGTTCCAACTCATCCGGCTGGTCGGTCGAGCTCTGCGGCGGCACCCATGTCGGCCGCACCGGCGATATCGGCCTCGTCACCGTGGTCGGCGAGAGCGCGGTTGCCGCTGGCGTGCGGCGCATCGAGGCGATGACCGGCTCTGCTGCCCGGCATCATCTGGCCGCTCAGGCGCGCAAGCTTGAACAGGTGGCAGGTCTGGTGAAGACCTCGGTCGCCGATGTCGAGGCGCGCGTCGAGGCGCTGGTCGAGGAGCGCCGCAAGCTCGAGCGCGAGCTGACGGACGCCCGCAAGAAGCTCGCCATGGGCGGCGGGGCAGGGGGCGCCGATCCGGTCAAGACGGTCGGCTCGGTCAAGCTGCTGGCGCGCAGCGTCTCCGGCGTCGAGATGAAGGACCTGAAGGGCCTGGCCGATGCCGGCAAGGCACAGGTCGGCTCCGGCGTTGTGGTGCTCGCCAATACCGGCGCCGATGGCAAGGTCGGCCTGGTGGTCGGTGTCACCGCTGATCTGGTCGGCCGGTTCGATGCGGTCCAGCTGGTGCGCGTCGGTTCGGAGGCTCTCGGCGGCAAGGGTGGCGGTGGCCGGCCCGACATGGCGCAGGCCGGCGGTCCCGAAGGGGCGTCTGCGGAGGATGCGCTGAAAGCGATCGAGGCGGCGCTGGCTGCCGCCTGA